In one window of Ovis aries strain OAR_USU_Benz2616 breed Rambouillet chromosome 3, ARS-UI_Ramb_v3.0, whole genome shotgun sequence DNA:
- the TOR4A gene encoding torsin-4A — protein MDRGQSSPEPPAPVAPSPSVIAPVRAVVRLRHQVRLLRKRRPPPPAVAPDPGAAAPRVHQEQPQFFTFDGPVERASRPARKRRRRSRLVLYPETSRKFGPRAERQSRAQRCLLLLVAIVGFQVLNAIENLDDNALRYDLDGLEKTLQRAVFGQPAAVGRLVALLRDYLATHVHSRPLLLALHGPSGVGKSHVGRLLARHFRAVLEDGALVLQYHARHHCPEPRAAAGCREELARRVADVLARAEAEEKTPLLVLDDAELLPPALLDELHGLLQPQRPPRFHNAVYVLLSGAGGAEVTRFVLQNASRAGRADGADELRAAEEELRSSLHTLLVRQHSLWEAAAIVPFLLLDKRDVVNCFRDEMAGEGFFPEQARAELLAAQLSYYRVAGREFAVTGCKQVVAAVNLL, from the coding sequence ATGGACCGCGGCCAGTCCAGCCCGGAGCCCCCGGCCCCGGTCGCCCCCAGCCCGAGCGTGATCGCCCCGGTGCGCGCCGTCGTCCGCCTGCGCCACCAAGTGCGCCTCCTGCGCAAGCGGCGGCCGCCCCCGCCGGCCGTGGCGCCGGACCCCGGGGCTGCGGCGCCGCGCGTCCACCAGGAGCAGCCGCAGTTCTTCACCTTCGACGGGCCGGTCGAGCGGGCGTCGAGACCCGCGCGGAAGCGGCGCCGGCGCAGTCGCCTGGTGCTCTACCCCGAGACGTCGCGCAAGTTCGGGCCGCGCGCCGAGCGCCAGAGCCGCGCCCAGCGCTGCCTGCTGTTGCTCGTGGCCATCGTGGGCTTCCAGGTGCTCAACGCCATTGAGAACCTGGACGACAACGCGCTGCGCTATGACCTCGACGGGCTGGAGAAGACGCTGCAGCGCGCCGTGTTCGGGCAGCCGGCGGCCGTGGGCCGCCTCGTGGCTCTGCTGCGGGACTACCTGGCCACGCACGTGCACAGCCGCCCGCTGCTCCTGGCGCTGCACGGGCCCAGCGGCGTGGGCAAGAGCCACGTGGGCCGTCTGCTGGCGCGCCACTTCCGCGCGGTGCTGGAGGACGGCGCGCTCGTGCTGCAGTACCACGCGCGCCACCACTGCCCCGAGCCGCGCGCCGCCGCCGGCTGCCGCGAGGAGCTGGCGCGGCGCGTGGCCGACGTGCTGGCGCGGGCCGAGGCGGAGGAGAAGACCCCGCTCCTGGTGCTGGACGACGCGGAGCTGCTGCCGCCGGCGCTGCTGGACGAGCTGCACGGCCTCCTGCAGCCGCAGCGGCCGCCGCGCTTCCACAACGCCGTCTACGTGCTGCTCAGCGGCGCGGGCGGCGCTGAGGTCACGCGCTTCGTGCTGCAGAACGCGTCCCGCGCGGGGCGCGCCGACGGGGCGGATGAGCTGCGCGCGGCCGAGGAGGAGCTGCGCTCCAGCCTGCACACACTCCTGGTCCGCCAGCACTCGCTGTGGGAGGCCGCGGCCATCGTGCCCTTCCTGCTGCTGGACAAGCGGGACGTGGTCAACTGCTTCCGGGACGAGATGGCCGGGGAGGGCTTCTTCCCCGAGCAGGCCCGCGCCGAGCTGCTGGCCGCGCAGCTCAGCTACTACCGCGTGGCCGGCCGCGAGTTCGCCGTCACCGGCTGCAAGCAGGTGGTGGCCGCGGTCAACCTCTTGTAG
- the NELFB gene encoding negative elongation factor B gives LRAVSAGRGTRRSSREPLRDVGGVSGEPVGGRTWLRGAEVGGCRASGAALRADLAELEGAGERSAGGPRGPGERTAAGPVASAAAPGERGGDGAPGRVGTGASALFAGLQDLGVANGEDLKETLTNCTEPLKAIEQFQTENGVLLPSLQSALPFLDLHGTPRLEFHQSVFDELRDKLLERVSAIASEGKAEERYKKLEDLLEKSFSLVKMPSLQPVVMCVMKHLPKVPEKKLKLVMADKELYRACAVEVKRQIWQDNQALFGDEVSPLLKQYIVEKESALFSTELSVLHNFFSPSPKTRRQGEVVQRLTRMVGRSVKLYDMVLQFLRTLFLRTRNVHYCTLRAELLMALHELDVGDICSVDPCHKFTWCLDACIRERFVDSKRARELQGFLDGVKKGQEQVLGDLSMILCDPFAINTLSLSTVKHLQELVGQEVLPRDSPDLLLLLRLLALGQGAWDMIDSQVFKEPKMEVELVTRFLPMLMSFVVDDHTFNVDQKLPAEEKAPVTYPNTLPESFTKFLQEQRMACEVGLYYVLHITKQRNKNALLRLLPGLVETFGDLAFGDIFLHLLTGSLALLADEFALEDFCSSLFDGFLLTASPRKESVQRHVLRLLLHLHHRVAPSKLEALQKALEPTGQSGEAVKELYSQLGEKLEQLDHRKPSPAQAPETPALELPLPAVPAPAVL, from the exons CTTCGCGCTGTCTCTGCCGGGCGCGGGACGCGGCGCTCCTCCCGGGAACCCCTGCGCGACGTCGGCGGCGTTTCCGGGGAGCCCGTTGGCGGGCGGACCTGGCTGCGCGGAGCGGAAGTGGGCGGCTGCAGGGCGAGCGGAGCGGCGCTGCGGGCGGACCTGGCCGAGCTGGAGGGCGCGGGGGAGCGGAGCGCCGGCGGCCCCCGAGGCCCGGGCGAGAGGACCGCTGCAGGGCCCGTGGCGAGCGCGGCAGCGCCGGGGGAGCGCGGCGGGGATGGGGCGCCGGGCCGGGTGGGGACCGGGGCCTCGGCCCTGTTTGCGGGGCTGCAGGACCTGGGTGTGGCCAACGGCGAGGACCTAAAGGAGACGCTGACCAACTGCACGGAGCCGCTCAAGGCCATCGAGCAGTTCCAG ACAGAGAACGGCGTGCTGCTGCCCTCCCTGCAGTCGGCCTTGCCTTTCTTGGACCTGCACGGGACGCCGCGGCTGGAGTTCCACCAGTCGGTTTTTGATGAGCTTCGGGACAAGCTGCTGGAGCGTGTGTCAGCCATCGCTTCAGAGGGCAAGGCCGAGGAAAG GTATAAGAAACTGGAGGACCTGCTGGAGAAGAGCTTCTCTCTGGTGAAGATGCCGTCTCTGCAGCCGGTGGTGATGTGCGTCATGAAGCACTTGCCCAAG GTTCCtgagaagaagctgaagctggtgATGGCCGACAAGGAGCTGTACCGGGCCTGCGCGGTGGAGGTCAAGCGGCAGATCTGGCAGGACAACCAGGCGCTCTTCGGCGACGAAGTCTCCCCGCTGCTGAAGCAGTACATCGTGGAGAAGGAGAGCGCGCTCTTCAGCACGGAGCTCTCTGTCCTGCACAACTTTTTCAGCCCTTCCCCCAAGACCAGGCGCCAGGGTGAG GTGGTGCAGAGGCTGACGCGGATGGTGGGGCGCAGCGTGAAGCTGTACGACATGGTCCTGCAGTTCCTGCGCACGCTCTTCCTGCGCACCCGCAACGTGCACTACTGCACGCTGCGCGCCGAGCTGCTGATGGCGCTGCACGAGCTGGACGTCGGCGACATCTGCTCCGTGGACCCCTGCCACAAG TTCACCTGGTGCCTGGACGCTTGCATCCGAGAGCGGTTTGTGGACAGCAAGAGGGCCCGCGAGCTGCAGGGCTTCCTTGACGGCGTGAAGAAGGGGCAGGAGCAAGTCCTGGG GGACCTGTCCATGATCCTATGTGACCCCTTCGCCATCAACACCCTGTCCCTGAGTACCGTCAAGCACCTGCAGGAGCTGGTGGGCCAGGAGGTGCTGCCCAGG GACAGCCCGGACCTCCTCTTGCTGCTCCGGCTGCTGGCGCTGGGCCAGGGCGCGTGGGACATGATCGACAGCCAGGTCTTCAAGGAGCCCAAGATG GAGGTGGAGCTGGTCACCAGGTTCCTGCCCATGCTCATGTCCTTCGTGGTGGACGACCACACGTTCAACGTGGATCAGAAGCTCCCGGCCGAGGAGAAGGCCCCGGTCACGTACCCAAACACGCTGCCGGAGAGCTTCACCAA GTTCCTGCAGGAGCAGCGCATGGCCTGCGAGGTGGGGCTGTACTACGTGCTGCACATCACCAAGCAGAGGAACAAGAACGCGCTGCTGCGCCTGCTCCCGGGGCTCG TGGAGACCTTTGGCGACCTGGCGTTCGGGGACATTTTCCTGCACCTGCTCACGGGCAGCCTGGCCCTGCTGGCTGACGAGTTCGCTCTGGAGGACTTCTGCAGCAGCCTCTTCGACGGCTTCCTCCTCACCGCCTCCCCGAG gaagGAGAGCGTGCAGCGGCACGTCCTGCGGCTCTTGCTGCACCTGCACCACCGAGTGGCCCCGTCCAAGCTGGAGGCGCTGCAGAAGGCGCTGGAGCCCACGGGCCAG AGTGGAGAGGCAGTGAAGGAGCTGTATTCCCAGCTTGGAGAGAAGCTCGAGCAGCTGGACCACCGGAAGCCTagcccagcccaggccccagAGACGCCAGCCCTGGAGCTGCCCCTGCCCGCTGTGCCTGCCCCCGCTGTGCTCTGA
- the STPG3 gene encoding protein STPG3: MNFDQKAVKFLANFHINGGRHWTHGSLKQKPPVTSQLDAAVLLSGLELGLGATWKEMWPPAVQELQVGLRTQTSPLPEPLTWNLRELLLEQRPPILTDLHVPGPTKYQVPDASLRESSPHPHFSIGRRHPTHEGGGRRAWQTVWFQSESPFTQKADFNREQKWPTPAHYQLPSPPACPAFSLRGRPASRPPEARARRGVPQGWGAGPRTQPLLQAPPPTGEETGPGPSTYNILPGCRLKGPCPPAFSMGRSPLLASWLGSSCTPGPAAYDVEDCYSSRFPSAPGVVIQGVRKPKRHDTGPFCAL; the protein is encoded by the exons ATGAATTTTGACCAGAAGGCGGTGAAATTCCTGGCAAATTTTCACATCAATGGAGGCAGACACTGGACGCATGGCTCCCTGAAGCAGAAACCACCTGTGACTTCCCA GCTCGATGCTGCTGTGCTGTTGTCAGGCCTGGAGCTAGGGCTGGGGGCCACCTGGAAGGAGATGTGGCCCCCAGCAGTGCAGGAGCTCCAGGTGGGGCTCAGGACGCAAACCAGCCCCCTCCCGGAGCCCCTCACTTGGAACCTGAGGGAGCTGT TGCTGGAGCAACGCCCGCCTATCCTGACCGACCTGCATGTTCCCGGCCCCACCAAGTATCAGGTGCCAGATGCATCGCTGCGAGAgtcctccccacacccccactTCAGCATTGGCCGCAGGCACCCCACCCATG AGGGCGGTGGCCGCAGGGCGTGGCAGACTGTGTGGTTCCAGAGTGAAAGCCCCTTCACCCAGAAAGCTGACTTCAACCGAGAGCAGAAG TGGCCGACGCCTGCCCACTATCAGCTGCCCAGCCCGCCGGCCTGCCCAGCCTTCAGCCTCAGGGGCCGCCCTGCCTCCAGGCCACCTGAGGCCCGAGCCCGCCGGGGGGTGCCGCAGGGCTGGGGCGCAGGGCCCCGGACCCAGCCCCTCCTGCAGGCCCCTCCGCCCACAGGGGAAGAGACGGGCCCTGGCCCCAGCACCTACAACATCCTTCCGGGCTGCCGTCTGAAGGGCCCGTGCCCACCCGCCTTCTCCATGGGCCGCTCGCCCCTGCTGGCCTCCTGGCTGGGCTCCT CCTGCACCCCAGGCCCGGCCGCCTACGACGTGGAGGACTGCTACAGCTCACGGTTCCCCTCGGCACCTGGGGTGGTCATCCAAGGCGTGCGGAAGCCCAAGCGCCACGACACTGGCCCCTTCTgtgcgctctag
- the CIMIP2A gene encoding ciliary microtubule inner protein 2A isoform X2 encodes MTATQKHNLFSPEPHYIPGYAGFYPQLRYRVGDTYGRTTAQLLTDPSVQKSPCSVLAPIAKPRFVEDFSEPKPPSVPCRDLTEPYIPHYTGLKPYKNFEMLGRFPPQEADAQGSLGGENVSRQVPLPAGFMPYPPYAPCPPGRKGDSRDLGHPGLRLALGEEVWKSTAPACEAPGQYQLYHCRRDESPPLAHWQETLDVGRFHRLPQLDHPQLIQRKAISGYAGFVPRFAWVMGMNYRDGVTQAMDEFDKSQFLLRNPICALGERLPSTHWPSNGVYRSQGLIPFYMGFIPSMQDNYALTFANSTRRAYRKELERRGQTL; translated from the exons ATGACAGCCACTCAGAAGCACAACCTCTTCTCGCCAGAACCTCACTACATCCCTGG CTATGCCGGCTTCTACCCGCAGCTGCGCTACCGGGTGGGGGACACCTACGGGCGCACCACGGCGCAGCTGCTCACAGACCCCAGCGTGCAGAAGAGCCCCTGCTCCGTGCTGGCCCCCATCGCCAAGCCCCGGTTCGTCGAGGACTTCAGCGAGCCCAAGCCACCGTCTGTGCCCTGCCGTGACCTGACCGAGCCCTACATACCCCACTACACTG GTCTGAAGCCCTACAAGAACTTTGAGATGCTGGGCCGGTTCCCACCCCAGGAGGCGGATGCCCAGGGGTCCCTGGGGGGTGAGAATGTATCCAGGCAAGTCCCACTGCCTGCAGGCTTCATGCCCTATCCCCCCTATGCCCCCTGCCCCCCGGGCAGGAAGGGGGACTCCAGGGACCTTGGACACCCGGGGCTGCGGCTGGCATTAGGGGAAGAGGTCTGGAAGAGCACCGCCCCTGCCTGCGAGGCCCCCGGGCAGTACCAG CTGTACCACTGCAGGAGGGATGAGTCCCCACCCCTCGCCCACTGGCAGGAGACACTCGACGTGGGCAGGTTCCACAGGCTGCCCCAGCTAGACCACCCCCAGCTGATCCAGCGCAAGGCCATCTCAG gttACGCAGGCTTTGTCCCTCGGTTTGCCTGGGTGATGGGGATGAATTATCGCGATGGGGTCACACAGGCTATGGATGAGTTCGACAAGAGCCAG TTTCTGCTCAGAAATCCCATCTGTGCCCTGGGCGAGAGGCTGCCCAGCACACACTGGCCCAGCAACGGCGTCTACAGAAGCCAGGGCCTGATCCCTTTCTACATGGGCTTCATACCAT CCATGCAGGACAACTACGCACTGACCTTCGCCAACAGCACCCGCAGGGCCTATCGGAAGGAACTGGAGAGGCGTGGCCAGACACTATGA
- the CIMIP2A gene encoding ciliary microtubule inner protein 2A isoform X1 yields the protein MTATQKHNLFSPEPHYIPGYAGFYPQLRYRVGDTYGRTTAQLLTDPSVQKSPCSVLAPIAKPRFVEDFSEPKPPSVPCRDLTEPYIPHYTGLKPYKNFEMLGRFPPQEADAQGSLGGENVSRQVPLPAGFMPYPPYAPCPPGRKGDSRDLGHPGLRLALGEEVWKSTAPACEAPGQYQLYHCRRDESPPLAHWQETLDVGRFHRLPQLDHPQLIQRKAISVSAQKSHLCPGREAAQHTLAQQRRLQKPGPDPFLHGLHTIHAGQLRTDLRQQHPQGLSEGTGEAWPDTMKTL from the exons ATGACAGCCACTCAGAAGCACAACCTCTTCTCGCCAGAACCTCACTACATCCCTGG CTATGCCGGCTTCTACCCGCAGCTGCGCTACCGGGTGGGGGACACCTACGGGCGCACCACGGCGCAGCTGCTCACAGACCCCAGCGTGCAGAAGAGCCCCTGCTCCGTGCTGGCCCCCATCGCCAAGCCCCGGTTCGTCGAGGACTTCAGCGAGCCCAAGCCACCGTCTGTGCCCTGCCGTGACCTGACCGAGCCCTACATACCCCACTACACTG GTCTGAAGCCCTACAAGAACTTTGAGATGCTGGGCCGGTTCCCACCCCAGGAGGCGGATGCCCAGGGGTCCCTGGGGGGTGAGAATGTATCCAGGCAAGTCCCACTGCCTGCAGGCTTCATGCCCTATCCCCCCTATGCCCCCTGCCCCCCGGGCAGGAAGGGGGACTCCAGGGACCTTGGACACCCGGGGCTGCGGCTGGCATTAGGGGAAGAGGTCTGGAAGAGCACCGCCCCTGCCTGCGAGGCCCCCGGGCAGTACCAG CTGTACCACTGCAGGAGGGATGAGTCCCCACCCCTCGCCCACTGGCAGGAGACACTCGACGTGGGCAGGTTCCACAGGCTGCCCCAGCTAGACCACCCCCAGCTGATCCAGCGCAAGGCCATCTCAG TTTCTGCTCAGAAATCCCATCTGTGCCCTGGGCGAGAGGCTGCCCAGCACACACTGGCCCAGCAACGGCGTCTACAGAAGCCAGGGCCTGATCCCTTTCTACATGGGCTTCATACCAT CCATGCAGGACAACTACGCACTGACCTTCGCCAACAGCACCCGCAGGGCCTATCGGAAGGAACTGGAGAGGCGTGGCCAGACACTATGAAAACGCTTTAA
- the TUBB4B gene encoding tubulin beta-4B chain produces the protein MREIVHLQAGQCGNQIGAKFWEVISDEHGIDPTGTYHGDSDLQLERINVYYNEATGGKYVPRAVLVDLEPGTMDSVRSGPFGQIFRPDNFVFGQSGAGNNWAKGHYTEGAELVDSVLDVVRKEAESCDCLQGFQLTHSLGGGTGSGMGTLLISKIREEYPDRIMNTFSVVPSPKVSDTVVEPYNATLSVHQLVENTDETYCIDNEALYDICFRTLKLTTPTYGDLNHLVSATMSGVTTCLRFPGQLNADLRKLAVNMVPFPRLHFFMPGFAPLTSRGSQQYRALTVPELTQQMFDAKNMMAACDPRHGRYLTVAAVFRGRMSMKEVDEQMLNVQNKNSSYFVEWIPNNVKTAVCDIPPRGLKMSATFIGNSTAIQELFKRISEQFTAMFRRKAFLHWYTGEGMDEMEFTEAESNMNDLVSEYQQYQDATAEEEGEFEEEAEEEVA, from the exons atgaGGGAGATCGTGCACCTGCAGGCCGGCCAGTGCGGCAACCAGATCGGCGCCAAG TTTTGGGAGGTGATCAGCGACGAGCATGGCATCGACCCCACCGGCACCTACCACGGGGACAGCGACCTGCAGCTGGAGCGAATCAACGTGTACTACAACGAGGCCACCG GTGGCAAGTATGTGCCCCGCGCTGTGCTCGTGGACCTGGAGCCGGGCACCATGGACTCTGTGCGCTCGGGGCCTTTCGGGCAGATCTTCAGGCCGGACAACTTTGTCTTCG GTCAGAGCGGTGCCGGGAACAACTGGGCCAAGGGACACTACACGGAAGGGGCGGAGCTCGTCGACTCGGTGCTGGATGTCGTGAGGAAGGAGGCGGAGAGCTGTGACTGCCTGCAGGGCTTCCAGCTGACCCACTCCTTGGGTGGGGGGACTGGGTCTGGGATGGGCACCCTCCTCATCAGCAAGATTCGGGAGGAGTATCCAGATAGGATCATGAACACCTTCAGCGTGGTGCCCTCGCCCAAAGTGTCGGACACCGTCGTGGAGCCCTACAACGCCACCCTGTCCGTGCACCAGCTGGTGGAGAACACGGACGAGACCTACTGCATCGACAACGAGGCGCTGTACGACATCTGCTTCCGCACGCTGAAGCTGACCACCCCCACCTACGGGGACCTGAACCACCTGGTGTCGGCCACCATGAGCGGGGTCACCACCTGCCTGCGCTTCCCGGGCCAGCTCAACGCCGACCTGCGCAAGCTGGCCGTCAACATGGTGCCCTTCCCCCGCCTGCACTTCTTCATGCCCGGCTTTGCCCCGCTAACAAGCCGGGGCAGCCAGCAGTACCGGGCACTGACGGTGCCCGAGCTCACCCAGCAGATGTTCGACGCCAAGAACATGATGGCCGCCTGCGACCCGCGCCACGGCCGCTACCTGACCGTGGCCGCTGTCTTCCGGGGCCGCATGTCCATGAAGGAGGTGGACGAGCAGATGCTCAACGTGCAGAACAAGAACAGCAGCTACTTCGTGGAGTGGATCCCCAACAACGTGAAGACGGCCGTGTGCGACATCCCGCCGCGCGGCCTGAAGATGTCGGCCACCTTCATTGGCAACAGCACGGCCATCCAGGAGCTGTTCAAGCGCATCTCGGAGCAGTTCACGGCCATGTTCCGGCGCAAGGCCTTCCTGCACTGGTACACGGGCGAGGGCATGGACGAGATGGAGTTCACTGAGGCCGAGAGCAACATGAACGACCTGGTGTCTGAGTACCAGCAGTACCAGGACGCCACGGCTGAGGAGGAGGGCGAGTTcgaggaggaggcggaggaggaggTGGCCTAG
- the SLC34A3 gene encoding sodium-dependent phosphate transport protein 2C, which yields MPHPLTGGPAPPAPLDTVGLVDQRLGNTGISGSASILEDRDMDPWALPQLKDPGQAWRELSAAGRALRVLTGFLKACGLLGGLYLFICSLDILSSAFQLLGSKVTGDIFKDNVVLSNPVAGLVIGVLVTVLVQSSSTSSSIVVSMVASKLLTVRASVPIIMGVNVGTSITSTLVSMAQSGDRDEFRRAFGGSAVHGIFNWLTALVLLPLESAAAPLERLSALMLGAANLQPGGHAPDILKVLTRPLTHLIVQLDADVLMGSATGNATNRSLIKRWCGTREQTAAGNSSHCGAAAGVPCPGKNGSASEGPVPCRHLFAGTALADLAVGLILLAASLLVLCSCLVLIVKLLNSTLRGRVAQAVRTVINADFPRPFGWLSGYLAMLVGAGLTFVLQSSSVFTAAIVPLIGVGVISLERAYPLFLGSNTGTTTTALLAALASPSDMLLSAVQVALIHFFFNLAGILLWYMVPILRLPIPLAKHFGNLTASYRWVAVAYLLLCFLVLPLAAFGLSLAGGAVLAAVGAPLVVLLLLFALVTVLQRHRPAWLPRRLRSWAWLPLWLRSLEPWDLLVRRCCPCKACSPPQAAAKEAHCYENPQVLASQQL from the exons ATGCCGCATCCCCTCACCGGTGGCCCGGCCCCTCCCGCCCCTCTGGACACAGTTGGCCTGGTGGACCAGAGGCTGGGAAACACAG GGATCTCTGGTTCTGCCTCCATACTGGAAGACAGAGACATGGACCCCTGGGCCCTCCCTCAGCTGAAGGACCCCGGACAGGCCTGGAGAG AGCTCAGTGCAGCCGGCAGGGCGCTGCGGGTGCTCACCGGCTTCCTCAAGGCCTGCGGGCTGCTGGGCGGCCTCTACCTCTTCATCTGCTCCCTGGACATCCTCAGCTCCGCCTTCCAGCTGCTAGGCA GCAAAGTAACTGGAGACATCTTCAAGGATAACGTGGTGCTGTCCAACCCTGTAGCGGGACTGGTCATTGGCGTGCTGGTCACCGTCTTGGTGCAGAGCTCCAGCACATCCTCTTCCATCGTGGTCAGCATGGTGGCCTCCAAGC TGCTGACCGTCCGGGCCTCTGTGCCCATCATCATGGGTGTCAACGTGGGCACATCCATCACCAGCACCCTGGTCTCGATGGCACAGTCGGGGGACCGGGACGAGTTTCGGAG agccTTCGGCGGCTCGGCTGTGCACGGCATCTTCAACTGGCTCACGGCGCTGGTTCTGCTGCCGCTGGAGAGTGCTGCAGCCCCCCTGGAGAGGCTCAGTGCGCTGATGCTGGGTGCCGCCAACCTGCAGCCCGGGGGGCACGCGCCCGACATCCTCAAGGTGCTGACCCGGCCGCTCACACACCTCATCGTGCAG CTGGACGCTGATGTCCTTATGGGCAGTGCTACGGGCAACGCCACCAACCGGAGCCTTATTAAGCGATGGTGCGGCACCAGGGAGCAGACG GCCGCGGGGAACAGCAGCCACTGCGGAGCGGCGGCGGGGGTCCCCTGCCCTGGGAAGAACGGCTCTGCGTCTGAGGGGCCCGTGCCCT gCCGCCACCTGTTCGCCGGCACGGCGCTCGCGGACCTGGCCGTGGGCCTCATCCTGCTGGCCGCCTCCCTGCTCGTGCTCTGCTCCTGCCTCGTCCTCATTGTCAAGCTGCTCAACTCCACTCTGCGGGGCCGCGTCGCCCAGGCCGTGAGGACGGTCATCAACGCTG ACTTCCCCCGCCCATTTGGCTGGCTCAGCGGCTACCTGGCCATGCTCGTGGGCGCCGGCCTGACCTTCGTGCTCCAGAGCAGCAGCGTCTTCACTGCAGCCATCGTGCCGCTCATCG GGGTCGGGGTGATCAGCCTGGAGCGAGCGTACCCTCTCTTCCTGGGTTCCAACACTGGCACCACCACCACGGCCCTGCTGGCAGCTCTGGCCAGCCCCTCGGACATGCTGCTCAGCGCCGTCCAG GTCGCTCTCATCCACTTCTTCTTCAACCTGGCGGGCATCCTGCTGTGGTACATGGTGCCCATCCTCCGGCTGCCCATCCCGCTGGCCAAGCACTTTGGGAACCTGACCGCCAGCTACCGCTGGGTGGCCGTCGCCTACCTGCTGCTCTGCTTCCTGGTGCTGCCACTGGCCGCCTTTGGGCTCTCCCTGGCGGGGGGCGCAGTGCTGGCTGCGGTCGGGGCACCCCTGGTAGTGCTGCTGCTCCTCTTCGCCCTGGTCACTGTCCTGCAGCGGCACCGGCCCGCCTGGCTGCCCCGCCGCCTGCGCTCCTGGGCCTGGCTGCCCCTCTGGCTCCGCTCTCTGGAGCCCTGGGACCTCCTGGTGAGACGCTGCTGCCCCTGCAAGGCCTGCAGCCCCCCTCAGGCTGCGGCCAAGGAGGCCCACTGTTACGAGAACCCCCAGGTTCTGGCCTCCCAGCAGTTGTGA
- the LOC101109086 gene encoding LOW QUALITY PROTEIN: RING finger protein 224 (The sequence of the model RefSeq protein was modified relative to this genomic sequence to represent the inferred CDS: inserted 1 base in 1 codon): protein MDPHETLVKNPYAHISIPRAHLRPELGQQLKAGSSSAESQPLPVSWRNRVLKSPQHPGGSQKAFLWMLLPEGHSASEEAAATGPQRGDCVVCYSAYDLAGHLPRRLYCGHTVCQACVRRLAAPAPEQRWVPCPQRRQSTPVPRGGVAMLDLDLAAFLAVRAXRGPSRLEPHPPGPRKGSPAVTQQPARLLPASEPLPRFPQPGGCCPACRSLCWGPPGSPQL, encoded by the exons TGGACCCCCATGAGACACTCGTCAAGAACCCGTATGCCCACATAAGCATCCCGAGGGCTCACCTGCGGCCTGAGCTGGGGCAGCAGCTGAAGGCGGGCTCATCCTCCGCAGAGTCGCAGCCTCTGCCG GTTTCCTGGAGGAACCGAGTGCTGAAGAGCCCGCAGCACCCAGGTGGGAGCCAGAAAGCTTTCCTGTG GATGCTGCTGCCAGAGGGGCACTCAGCCTCTGAAGAGGCCGCGGCCACTGGGCCCCAGCGCGGTGACTGCGTCGTCTGCTACTCGGCCTATGACCTCGCCGGGCACCTGCCCCGCCGCCTCTACTGCGGCCACACTGTCTGCCAGGCGTGCGTGCGGCGGCTGGCTGCACCGGCCCCCGAGCAGCGCTGGGTCCCCTGCCCGCAGCGCCGCCAGAGCACGCCCGTGCCCCGCGGAGGGGTGGCCATGCTGGACCTCGACCTGGCTGCCTTCCTGGCCGTCAGGG GGCGGGGGCCGTCTCGCCTGGAGCCTCACCCTCCCGGGCCCCGCAAGGGCAGCCCCGCTGTTACTCAGCAaccggccaggctcctccccGCGTCGGAGCCCCTGCCCCGCTTCCCCCAGCCCGGAGGCTGCTGCCCGGCCTGCCGCAGCCTCTGCTGGGGTCCCCCAGGCAGCCCCCAGCTCTGA